In one Gossypium hirsutum isolate 1008001.06 chromosome D09, Gossypium_hirsutum_v2.1, whole genome shotgun sequence genomic region, the following are encoded:
- the LOC107890534 gene encoding extensin-2: MTAPWGDPARGQFWSQMLVALAVVVVAVASNVGVASADSYVYSSPPPPPYEYKSPPPPSPSPPPPYVYKSPPPPSPSPPPPYEYKSPPPPPKHEVNPPYHYKSPPPPSPSPPPPYYYKSPPPPSPSPPPPYYYKSPPPSSPSPPPPYYYKSPPPPSPSPPPPYYYKSPPPPSPSPPPPYYYKSPPPPSPSPPPPYYYKSPPPPSPSPSPPPPYYYKSPPPPSPSPPPPYYYKSPPPPSPSPPPPYYYKSPPPPSPSPPPPYYYKSPPPPSPSPPPPYYYKSPPPPSPSPPPPYYYKSPPPPVKSPPPPYYYKSPPPPSPSPPPPYYYKSPPPPSPSPPPPYYYTSPPPPPHYVSPPYYYKSPPPPTPYHPAPHPHPHPFIVKVVGKVYCYRCYDWSYPAKSHNKKHLKDAVVEVTCKVGEKEITAYGKTKINGKFSITVEGFNYAKYGAEACKAKLHAPPKGSSCNIATGLHGGNKGAMLTVKSKDKYEVVLKAEPFAYAPKTPYKECEKPKPKPTPAPYYYTSPPPPSPTYAYKSPPPPPYYYKSPPPPSPTYVYKSPPPPPYYYKSPPPPVHSPPPPYYYKSPPPPYYYKSPPPPVKAPAPTYHYNSPPPPSPSPPPPYYYKSPPPPSPSPPPPYYYKSPPPPSSSPPPPYNYKSPPPPVHSPPPPYYYKSPPPPVHSPPPPYHYKSPPPPIHSPPPPYYYKSPPPPVKAPAPTYHYNSPPPPSPSPPPYYYKSPPPPSPSPPPPYYYKSPPPPSPSPPPPYYYKSPPPPSPSPPPPYYYKSPPPPSPSPPPPYYYKSPPPPVHSPPPPYYYKSPPPPSPSPPPPYYYKSPPPPSPSPPPPYYYKSPPPPSPSPPPPYYYKSPPPPSPSPPPPYYYKSPPPPVHSPPPPYYYKSPPPPSPSPPPPYYYHSPPPPVKSPPPPAYIYASPPPPTHY, encoded by the exons ATGACTGCTCCTTGGGGCGACCCTGCCAGGGGTCAGTTTTGGTCCCAAATGTTGGTGGCTTTGGCTGTTGTTGTCGTTGCTGTTGCGAGTAATGTAGGTGTTGCGTCGGCTGATAGTTATGTATACTCTTCACCTCCTCCACCACCTTATGAGTATAAGTCACCTCCACCACCTTCTCCATCTCCCCCACCACCATACGTGTATAAATCTCCACCACCTCCTTCACCTTCTCCACCACCACCTTATGAGTACAAGTCACCACCACCTCCACCGAAACATGAAGTGAACCCTCCATACCACTATAAATCTCCACCACCACCGTCTCCATCACCTCCTCCTCCATACTATTATAAGTCTCCTCCACCACCATCCCCGTCACCACCTCCTCCATACTACTACAAGTCTCCACCACCATCATCCCCATCACCACCTCCCCCGTACTACTACAAGTCTCCACCACCTCCATCCCCATCCCCACCTCCTCCATATTACTATAAGTCTCCACCACCTCCGTCCCCGTCACCACCTCCTCCTTATTACTACAAATCCCCACCACCTCCATCTCCTTCCCCACCTCCTCCATACTACTACAAGTCCCCACCTCCTCCATCTCCATCTCCATCTCCACCTCCTCCATATTACTACAAATCTCCACCACCACCGTCCCCATCACCACCTCCTCCTTACTACTACAAATCCCCGCCGCCTCCATCTCCTTCCCCACCACCACCTTACTACTACAAGTCTCCCCCCCCACCTTCTCCTTCACCACCCCCACCTTACTATTATAAGTCTCCACCACCACCATCACCATCTCCACCACCTCCTTACTACTACAAATCTCCACCACCACCCTCACCATCTCCACCACCACCTTACTACTACAAGTCCCCACCACCTCCAGTGAAGTCTCCCCCACCACCATACTATTATAAGTCTCCCCCACCACCATCACCATCTCCACCACCTCCTTACTACTACAAGTCTCCACCACCACCTTCACCATCTCCTCCACCACCTTACTACTATACGTCTCCGCCACCTCCTCCGCATTACGTCTCTCCACCATACTACTACAAATCACCACCTCCTCCAACTCCATATCATCCCGCCCCTCACCCCCACCCCCACCCATTCATAGTCAAGGTCGTTGGTAAAGTTTACTGCTACAGGTGCTATGACTGGAGCTATCCAGCAAAATCGCACAACAAGAAACATCTCAAAG ATGCTGTTGTGGAAGTGACTTGCAAGGTTGGAGAAAAGGAGATCACAGCTTACGGAAAAACCAAAATCAATGGAAAATTTAGCATCACAGTTGAAGGATTTAACTATGCCAAATATGGAGCTGAGGCATGCAAGGCCAAGCTCCATGCCCCACCCAAGGGTTCATCTTGCAACATTGCTACCGGTCTGCATGGGGGCAACAAGGGTGCCATGCTCACCGTGAAGTCCAAGGACAAGTATGAGGTTGTGCTTAAGGCTGAGCCATTTGCCTATGCTCCAAAGACCCCTTACAAGGAGTGTGAGAAGCCAAAGCCAAAGCCTACTCCAGCTCCTTACTATTACACCTCTCCACCACCACCATCGCCTACTTATGCTTACAAGTCACCACCTCCTCCACCATACTATTACAAGTCCCCGCCACCACCAAGCCCTACCTATGTTTATAagtcaccaccaccaccaccatactACTACAAATCTCCACCCCCACCAGTCCACTCTCCACCCCCACCATATTACTACAAGTCTCCACCCCCACCATACTACTACAAATCACCACCACCTCCAGTGAAGGCCCCAGCACCAACCTACCACTACAACTCCCCGCCTCCACCATCACCATCTCCTCCTCCTCCTTACTACTACAAATCCCCACCACCTCCATCTCCATCACCACCACCTCCATACTACTACAAATCCCCTCCTCCCCCGTCTTCATCTCCGCCTCCTCCTTACAACTACAAGTCCCCACCACCACCAGTCCACTCTCCACCACCACCATACTACTACAAATCTCCACCACCACCAGTCCACTCTCCACCACCGCCATACCATTACAAATCCCCACCACCACCAATTCATTCCCCTCCACCACCATACTATTACAAATCACCACCACCTCCAGTGAAGGCTCCAGCACCAACTTACCACTACAACTCCCCTCCTccaccatcaccatcaccaccACCATACTACTACAAATCTCCACCTCCTCCATCtccatcaccaccaccaccatatTACTACAAATCTCCTCCTCCCCCATCGCCATCTCCTCCTCCTCCCTACTACTACAAATCTCCACCACCTCCATCtccatcaccaccaccaccatactACTACAAATCTCCACCTCCCCCATCACCATCTCCACCTCCTCCCTACTACTACAAATCTCCACCACCACCAGTCCACTCTCCACCACCACCCTACTATTACAAGTCCCCACCTCCCCCATCtccatcaccaccaccaccatactACTACAAATCTCCTCCTCCCCCATCGCCATCTCCTCCTCCTCCTTACTACTACAAATCTCCACCACCTCCATCtccatcaccaccaccaccatactACTACAAATCTCCACCTCCCCCATCACCATCTCCACCTCCTCCCTACTACTACAAATCTCCACCACCACCAGTCCACTCTCCACCACCACCCTACTATTACAAGTCCCCACCTCCTCCATCCCCTTCACCCCCTCCCCCATACTACTATCACTCACCTCCCCCACCAGTGAAATCACCTCCACCTCCAGCCTATATTTACGCTTCTCCTCCACCACCTACTCACTATTGA